One Clostridium sp. CM027 genomic window carries:
- the cobC gene encoding alpha-ribazole phosphatase, producing the protein MNIYLLRHGQTEENRKGSYYGNLDISLNEIGIAQGNKAKDFFDGIKLDRVYVSDKKRTLEMAKLVLGQQEIAVIQDNRINETDFGDFEGKTYEEIKVSYPQQCICWQNNWKEFVPPNGESYIKLCERVKNFMEHIKKLECDNILICAHSGVIRAIYCYIMNENIDLFWKFGCKNGDISIIKYEYGNLYIDAIIHNA; encoded by the coding sequence ATGAATATTTATTTGTTAAGACATGGCCAGACTGAAGAAAATAGAAAAGGGTCTTATTATGGTAATTTGGATATAAGTCTAAATGAAATTGGCATAGCTCAAGGCAATAAGGCTAAAGATTTCTTTGATGGCATAAAATTAGATAGAGTATACGTTAGTGATAAAAAAAGAACTTTAGAGATGGCAAAGTTAGTTTTAGGACAACAGGAAATTGCAGTTATACAAGATAATAGAATAAATGAAACTGATTTTGGAGATTTTGAAGGGAAAACATACGAGGAAATTAAAGTTTCATATCCCCAACAGTGTATTTGTTGGCAAAATAATTGGAAAGAATTTGTACCTCCGAATGGAGAAAGTTATATTAAACTATGTGAAAGAGTTAAGAACTTTATGGAGCATATTAAAAAGCTAGAATGCGATAATATTTTAATATGCGCTCATTCGGGAGTCATAAGAGCTATATATTGTTATATTATGAATGAAAATATAGATTTGTTTTGGAAATTTGGTTGTAAAAATGGGGATATAAGCATTATAAAATATGAATATGGTAATTTATATATTGATGCTATTATTCATAATGCATAG
- a CDS encoding nitroreductase family protein yields MIQAINLRKSIRNYKDKKISGEHLQKIKTIINDAKPLFDNIPMEVLLIEDGEKITDTFKGLISKYTKVKAPHYLAFTSEIKEGHLENIGFIGEEIVLKLTELGIGTCWLGSAIKQELFKTIFKVKDKQSYIILVAFGYPTSQLKPVVNRKRFDKIKLVTGDYENQYETIIQSLIDAPSAINSQPWKLSINNNKFDLYLDNRNILTKKMLKDTNRIDMGIGLSHLYNSAIELGYKVELKQSYHDVGNSLYILSAILNKS; encoded by the coding sequence ATGATACAAGCTATAAATTTAAGAAAATCCATAAGAAATTATAAAGATAAAAAAATATCCGGGGAACATTTGCAAAAGATTAAAACTATTATAAATGATGCTAAACCTTTGTTTGACAATATACCTATGGAAGTATTACTAATTGAAGATGGTGAAAAAATTACGGATACATTTAAAGGTCTTATTTCCAAATATACAAAAGTTAAAGCTCCACATTATTTAGCCTTTACTTCCGAAATTAAGGAAGGTCATTTAGAGAATATAGGCTTCATTGGTGAGGAAATAGTTCTTAAGTTAACAGAGCTTGGTATTGGAACTTGTTGGTTAGGAAGTGCGATTAAACAGGAGTTATTTAAAACAATATTCAAAGTAAAAGACAAACAAAGTTATATAATTTTAGTTGCTTTTGGGTACCCAACTTCTCAATTAAAACCAGTTGTAAATAGAAAGAGATTTGATAAAATCAAACTAGTTACTGGTGATTATGAAAATCAATATGAAACTATAATACAATCACTTATTGATGCCCCCTCTGCAATTAACTCTCAACCTTGGAAATTATCAATTAACAATAATAAATTTGACTTATATCTAGATAACAGAAATATTTTAACTAAAAAGATGCTTAAAGACACCAACCGTATAGATATGGGCATAGGGCTTAGTCATTTATATAATTCGGCAATTGAATTAGGCTATAAGGTCGAACTAAAGCAAAGTTATCATGACGTAGGCAACTCCCTTTATATTCTTAGTGCCATATTAAATAAATCTTAA
- a CDS encoding chromate transporter: MSILIKIYLSFFKIGAFSFGGGYAMLPLIEREIVSTNNWITFKEFVDIIGISQMTPGPIAINSATFVGYKVSGVLGAISATLGVVSFSFILVSIANHYILKFKESYIMKAALSGMRPALIGLIISVFLSMGRESYKDIKSIIIGIIILGILLTNKLHPILVIIISGILGIVFYF, translated from the coding sequence ATGTCTATTTTAATTAAAATTTACCTATCGTTCTTTAAAATAGGTGCCTTTAGCTTTGGTGGAGGCTATGCTATGCTTCCACTTATCGAAAGAGAAATTGTATCCACTAATAATTGGATTACCTTTAAAGAGTTTGTTGATATTATTGGTATATCACAAATGACTCCGGGACCTATAGCAATAAATTCAGCTACCTTTGTAGGTTATAAAGTTTCTGGAGTACTCGGTGCTATTTCTGCAACCCTAGGCGTAGTTTCATTTTCTTTTATCTTAGTTTCCATAGCTAATCACTATATTTTAAAATTTAAGGAATCCTATATAATGAAGGCCGCACTATCCGGTATGAGGCCTGCACTAATTGGCCTTATAATCTCTGTATTCTTATCCATGGGAAGGGAATCATATAAAGATATTAAAAGTATAATAATTGGAATTATAATTTTAGGAATATTATTAACTAATAAACTCCATCCAATTTTAGTAATAATAATTTCAGGAATATTAGGTATTGTATTTTATTTTTAA
- a CDS encoding DUF3892 domain-containing protein, with amino-acid sequence MNKNEISAHVISRVAKDNQGEITAYELENGEIVSKEQAVLLAKQGNIIGVSVSTSKKGEEFLKSLPDQDKSNNLDNLPVIDDNDIY; translated from the coding sequence TTGAATAAAAACGAAATCTCAGCTCATGTTATTAGTAGAGTAGCGAAAGACAATCAAGGAGAAATTACAGCTTACGAACTTGAAAATGGAGAAATAGTTTCAAAAGAACAAGCAGTGCTGCTTGCAAAACAAGGAAATATAATTGGAGTATCTGTCTCAACTTCAAAAAAAGGTGAAGAATTTTTAAAAAGTCTACCTGATCAAGATAAATCCAATAATTTAGACAATTTACCAGTTATAGATGATAATGATATCTATTAA
- a CDS encoding flavin reductase family protein: MTKTIFKGSAMLNPVPVVLITSKNKEGKINVFTVGWIGMACTKPPMITVAIRPDRLSYEYIKESGDFVVNLPNSRMVREVDYCGVRSGKQIDKIHEMNFTIENGKDVIAPLISECSIALECKVKSITPLGTHDLFLAEIVNTHVDNSLIDASGKIHFEKADLITYSHGEYFSVNSNALGKFGYSVQKKNNKSHSKNKKKA; this comes from the coding sequence ATGACAAAAACTATATTTAAAGGCAGTGCAATGTTAAACCCTGTTCCCGTGGTATTAATCACCTCAAAAAATAAAGAGGGAAAAATAAACGTTTTTACAGTAGGGTGGATAGGAATGGCTTGTACTAAACCACCAATGATAACTGTAGCCATAAGACCCGACAGACTTTCTTATGAATATATAAAAGAAAGTGGTGACTTTGTAGTAAATCTACCTAATTCTAGAATGGTTCGTGAAGTTGATTATTGCGGGGTACGCTCTGGTAAGCAAATAGATAAAATTCACGAAATGAACTTCACTATTGAAAATGGCAAGGATGTCATAGCGCCTCTAATTTCTGAATGCTCAATAGCTTTAGAGTGCAAAGTTAAAAGCATTACACCTTTAGGTACCCATGATTTATTTTTAGCTGAAATTGTGAATACTCATGTAGATAATAGCTTAATAGATGCTTCTGGAAAAATTCATTTTGAAAAGGCAGATCTTATTACCTATTCTCATGGCGAGTATTTTAGTGTTAATTCTAACGCTTTAGGAAAATTTGGTTATTCAGTTCAGAAAAAAAACAATAAATCTCATTCAAAAAATAAAAAGAAAGCCTGA
- a CDS encoding NfeD family protein, translated as MNWTPMIFWIVVALAALVIDITTSSFMFIWFAVGAMAAIIAIGLSASIIVQAIVFVAVSAVVMAVGYPIVKKTIKKTVKKTLTMEEGYVGKEFTITKDIDEKANIKFQGIYWTVKNVGKPLKKGESVQVIGIEGNKLLITKV; from the coding sequence ATGAACTGGACGCCGATGATATTTTGGATAGTTGTAGCATTAGCAGCATTAGTTATTGATATTACAACTAGTAGTTTTATGTTTATATGGTTTGCTGTAGGTGCAATGGCGGCAATAATTGCTATTGGGCTAAGTGCATCAATAATTGTTCAAGCAATTGTTTTTGTAGCAGTTAGTGCAGTGGTTATGGCTGTGGGTTATCCTATAGTCAAGAAAACTATAAAAAAAACTGTGAAAAAAACTTTAACTATGGAGGAAGGGTATGTTGGGAAAGAATTTACAATAACAAAAGATATTGATGAAAAAGCAAACATTAAGTTTCAAGGGATTTATTGGACTGTAAAAAATGTTGGAAAACCTTTGAAAAAAGGTGAATCAGTTCAAGTTATCGGTATAGAAGGGAATAAATTACTAATAACTAAAGTATAA
- a CDS encoding NAD(+) synthase, translated as METSFIKVSVACPIVNVADIEFNLINIRNCINQAYDEKSKFIVFPELCITAYTCADLFLQHQLIEKSENAIKSLCEFSKNKDILIAVGSPLYYNNSLYNCAYIIFNGKLLGIVPKSYIPNYSEFYEKRWFTEGLGLISKTVNLSFAKGIPFGTNLLFTSGNIKFGFEICEDLWVTIPPSSYLALQGANIIANLSASNELVSKADYRKSLVSSQSARCMCSYLYASSGVFESSTDLLFSGHLLISENGLVLKENNRFQRENEVVTSIIDIDKLNSERLKNTSFRNSISICPFEACEIPFEFGSAGFGVFDRNIDKHPFVPSNLYKREIRCKEIFNIQSSALAKRFSYTGLNKAIIGISGGLDSTLALLVIVKTFDLLKIPRKNIITITMPGFGTTDRTYMNAINLCKNLGTELREINIVDACLMHFKDIDHPVEKHDITYENVQARERTQILMDVANKEGGLLIGTGDLSELALGWCTYNGDHMSMYSVNCSIPKTLVRYLVKYVADKEASKEVTDILLDILNTPISPELLPKDKNGQITQKTEDIVGPYELHDFFLYYFMKQGTSPSKILFLAKEAFKADYCEKDIRKWLDKFIKRFFTQQFKRSALPDGPKVGTISVSPRGDLRMPSDASFNSFL; from the coding sequence TTGGAAACTTCTTTTATAAAGGTTTCTGTTGCTTGTCCAATTGTAAATGTAGCAGATATAGAATTTAACTTAATCAACATAAGAAACTGCATTAATCAGGCTTATGATGAGAAATCAAAATTCATAGTTTTCCCAGAACTTTGCATAACAGCTTACACATGTGCGGATTTATTTTTACAACATCAGCTAATTGAAAAATCTGAAAATGCAATTAAATCTCTATGTGAGTTTTCTAAAAATAAAGATATCCTAATTGCTGTAGGGTCTCCTTTATACTATAACAATTCTCTATATAATTGTGCTTATATAATATTTAATGGTAAACTTTTAGGAATAGTACCAAAAAGCTATATTCCAAATTACTCTGAGTTTTATGAAAAAAGATGGTTTACTGAAGGTCTTGGCCTCATAAGCAAAACCGTAAACCTTTCTTTTGCAAAAGGCATCCCTTTTGGGACAAATTTATTATTTACCAGTGGCAATATTAAATTTGGTTTTGAAATTTGTGAAGACCTTTGGGTAACTATTCCTCCAAGCAGCTATTTAGCTCTTCAAGGTGCAAATATAATTGCTAATCTATCTGCATCAAATGAATTAGTTAGCAAAGCTGATTATAGAAAATCCTTAGTTTCATCCCAGAGCGCAAGATGTATGTGTTCTTATTTATATGCATCCTCTGGTGTTTTTGAATCCTCTACAGATTTACTTTTCAGTGGCCATCTTTTAATTAGCGAAAATGGTTTAGTATTAAAAGAAAATAATAGATTTCAAAGAGAAAATGAAGTTGTTACTTCAATTATTGATATAGATAAATTAAACAGTGAAAGATTAAAAAATACCAGTTTTAGAAATAGCATTTCTATATGCCCTTTTGAAGCATGTGAAATTCCTTTTGAATTTGGGAGTGCAGGTTTTGGCGTTTTTGATAGAAATATTGATAAGCATCCTTTCGTTCCTTCTAATTTATATAAACGTGAAATACGTTGCAAGGAAATATTTAATATTCAATCCTCAGCCCTTGCTAAAAGATTCTCTTATACTGGTCTTAACAAGGCTATTATTGGGATTTCTGGTGGGCTTGATTCAACTTTAGCATTACTCGTTATAGTTAAAACCTTCGACCTGTTAAAAATACCCAGAAAAAATATTATTACTATAACTATGCCTGGTTTTGGAACTACAGATAGGACTTATATGAATGCAATAAACCTATGTAAAAATTTAGGAACAGAACTCAGAGAAATTAATATAGTAGATGCATGTCTGATGCATTTTAAAGACATAGATCATCCAGTGGAAAAACATGATATAACTTATGAAAATGTTCAAGCGAGAGAAAGAACTCAAATTCTTATGGATGTTGCAAATAAGGAAGGTGGACTCTTAATAGGTACTGGAGATTTATCAGAACTCGCCTTAGGTTGGTGCACATATAATGGTGATCATATGTCTATGTATTCCGTAAACTGCTCAATCCCTAAGACTTTGGTGAGATATTTAGTTAAATATGTAGCAGATAAAGAAGCTTCAAAGGAAGTAACAGACATTCTTTTAGATATCCTTAACACTCCTATAAGTCCTGAACTTCTACCCAAAGATAAGAACGGTCAAATAACTCAAAAAACTGAAGACATAGTAGGACCATATGAATTACACGACTTTTTCCTTTATTATTTTATGAAGCAAGGTACTTCGCCAAGTAAAATATTATTTTTAGCTAAGGAAGCCTTCAAAGCTGATTACTGCGAAAAAGATATACGCAAATGGTTAGATAAATTTATAAAAAGATTCTTTACCCAACAATTTAAACGTTCAGCTCTGCCAGACGGTCCAAAAGTAGGAACTATAAGTGTATCCCCAAGAGGAGATCTTAGAATGCCGTCAGATGCTAGTTTTAATTCTTTCCTTTAG
- a CDS encoding metal ABC transporter permease: MFEYGFMQNALIASVLISILFPIVGVFLVLKRYSMMGDTMSHASFAGVAIGLVLGYNPIICAFVFTALCGLSIEFLRDYYKKYAELILAILLTFSVGVGITLVSTGKAGANVNSYLFGSILTVTKNDLYIMLVLSIISIVTLLSLYNQLLYITFDEEGAKVSGVKVKVINYVFALLVGATISASLRILGILVMSSMIALPVATSLQLNKGFKHTLLYSIMFGFIDIILGLLISYYINCAPGGTIALTSVFVLVLVIGSKKALSRV, from the coding sequence ATGTTTGAATATGGTTTTATGCAAAATGCTTTAATTGCATCAGTTTTAATTTCTATTTTGTTCCCAATTGTAGGGGTTTTTCTTGTATTAAAAAGGTATTCCATGATGGGAGATACTATGTCGCACGCCTCCTTCGCTGGGGTGGCTATTGGCTTAGTTCTTGGATATAACCCCATAATTTGTGCTTTTGTTTTTACAGCTCTATGCGGTTTATCTATTGAATTTTTAAGAGATTATTATAAAAAATACGCAGAATTGATTTTGGCAATTTTACTTACATTTAGTGTAGGTGTTGGTATAACTTTAGTAAGTACAGGCAAAGCAGGTGCCAATGTTAATTCTTATTTATTTGGAAGCATTCTGACTGTTACAAAAAATGATTTATACATAATGCTTGTACTTAGTATTATTTCTATAGTAACTCTACTTTCTTTATATAATCAATTATTATATATTACCTTCGATGAAGAGGGTGCTAAGGTTTCTGGTGTAAAAGTTAAGGTGATTAACTATGTTTTTGCGCTACTCGTAGGCGCTACTATTTCAGCATCGCTAAGAATACTTGGAATACTTGTTATGTCCTCTATGATAGCGTTACCTGTAGCAACATCACTGCAGCTCAATAAAGGTTTTAAGCATACCCTACTTTACTCAATAATGTTCGGATTTATTGACATAATTTTAGGACTTCTTATATCTTACTACATAAACTGTGCCCCTGGGGGAACTATAGCCCTGACTTCTGTCTTTGTCTTAGTACTTGTAATCGGCAGCAAAAAAGCATTGTCTAGAGTTTAA
- a CDS encoding chromate transporter: MFWTFFKIGAFTFGGGYAMIPLIETEVVSKKQWLSKEDFMDIIVVSQTFPGALAVNSSIFIGYRINGLLGAIIGLLGVILPSFFIILCIAVFFMQFRDYYYVDLVFKGISAAVPVLILIAVVSLSKSLKKSYVNLIIILISMVSILFFNVHPVIVILLSGLYGIIFLGKKVK, from the coding sequence ATGTTTTGGACTTTCTTTAAAATTGGAGCTTTTACCTTTGGTGGAGGTTATGCAATGATACCACTCATTGAGACTGAAGTTGTAAGTAAAAAACAATGGCTTTCAAAAGAAGATTTCATGGATATAATTGTTGTTTCCCAAACTTTTCCTGGAGCTTTAGCAGTTAATAGTAGTATATTTATTGGTTATAGAATTAACGGCCTACTTGGCGCTATCATCGGGCTTCTAGGTGTGATTTTACCTTCATTTTTCATAATATTATGCATTGCAGTTTTCTTTATGCAATTTAGAGATTATTATTATGTTGATTTAGTTTTCAAAGGCATTTCGGCTGCAGTACCAGTTCTTATACTCATAGCTGTAGTAAGCTTATCCAAATCTTTAAAGAAAAGCTATGTAAATCTTATTATAATCTTAATTTCTATGGTAAGTATATTATTTTTTAATGTACACCCTGTTATAGTTATACTTTTATCTGGTTTATACGGGATTATATTTCTTGGAAAGAAGGTGAAGTAA
- the cobT gene encoding nicotinate-nucleotide--dimethylbenzimidazole phosphoribosyltransferase produces the protein MVLLNNTLQCIKPLNKEAMKKAWDRLDSLSKPIGSLGEIENIIAKMAGITGDIHNKINKKNVVIMCSDNGVVEEDVSNCPKNVTAIVTNNFTKKITGVYVLSKFVGSEITVVDIGVDADFNNPKIVNKKIAYGTMNMMKGPAMTREQTIKAIEVGIDTVDDLARKGYDLFGTGEMGVGNTATSAAILSVLSGLEVEVSVGKGSGITQEQFINKKRVIKKAIEVNKPDKNDVIDVLSKVGGFDIAGLCGCFLSAAKNRVPIVIDGFIASAAALCAYRLNPLVKEYIFASHLSAEPGAAFIMKEIGLKPMLNLNMRLGEGSGCPLAFNIIEAALFTMDNMGTFEEATLDSKKYIDIRENTVG, from the coding sequence ATGGTATTGCTAAACAACACATTACAGTGCATTAAACCACTAAATAAAGAGGCTATGAAAAAAGCGTGGGATAGACTTGATAGTTTATCAAAACCTATAGGAAGTCTTGGTGAAATAGAAAATATTATAGCTAAGATGGCAGGGATTACTGGAGACATACATAATAAAATTAATAAAAAGAATGTAGTTATAATGTGCAGCGATAATGGAGTGGTGGAAGAAGATGTGTCTAACTGTCCTAAAAACGTAACGGCTATAGTTACTAATAATTTCACTAAAAAAATCACGGGTGTATATGTTTTATCAAAATTTGTTGGAAGTGAGATTACAGTTGTAGATATAGGCGTTGATGCAGACTTTAACAATCCTAAAATTGTAAATAAAAAAATTGCATATGGTACCATGAACATGATGAAGGGGCCCGCAATGACTAGGGAGCAAACAATTAAAGCTATAGAGGTTGGAATCGATACAGTTGATGATTTAGCGCGTAAGGGGTATGATTTGTTTGGTACCGGGGAAATGGGGGTAGGAAATACTGCCACAAGTGCAGCAATTTTGAGCGTTCTTTCAGGACTTGAAGTAGAGGTGTCAGTAGGTAAAGGTTCAGGAATTACGCAGGAGCAATTTATTAATAAAAAGAGGGTAATTAAGAAAGCTATTGAAGTAAATAAACCAGATAAAAATGATGTTATCGATGTACTTTCAAAAGTTGGAGGATTTGATATTGCGGGACTATGTGGGTGCTTCCTGTCAGCTGCGAAGAATAGGGTGCCTATTGTTATTGATGGATTTATAGCCTCAGCAGCTGCATTATGTGCTTATAGACTAAACCCATTAGTGAAGGAATATATATTTGCATCTCACTTATCTGCGGAACCGGGGGCAGCTTTTATAATGAAGGAAATAGGATTAAAACCTATGCTTAATTTGAACATGAGACTGGGGGAAGGGTCAGGTTGTCCACTTGCTTTTAATATAATTGAGGCGGCGCTTTTCACTATGGATAATATGGGGACATTTGAAGAGGCAACGCTTGATAGTAAAAAGTATATAGATATAAGGGAGAATACCGTAGGGTAA
- a CDS encoding alpha/beta hydrolase, giving the protein MIVENFKFKDKGDLEIFVYKWLPNVNVQIKGIVQIAHGMAETAARYENFASALTNDGFIVYANDHRGHGKTAGEVRKLGELGENGFNSMVENMHELNEKIKEENPNLPIFLFGHSMGSFLTQRYICLYGSGLKGAIISGSCGKQGIIIDIARLIAKREIKKNGKIAKSKKLDRLSFGRYNNSFKPNRTAFDWLSRDNKQVDKYIDDPFCGTVFTTGFFYDFLGGLKGIADDKEIKNIPKDLPIYIFSGDKDPVGKNGKGVLKLVKTYKRHGIKDLTYKLYKNGRHEMLNETNKEEVIVDVIRWIKEH; this is encoded by the coding sequence ATGATAGTAGAAAATTTTAAGTTTAAAGATAAGGGTGACTTAGAGATATTTGTGTACAAATGGCTACCTAATGTGAACGTACAAATTAAGGGGATAGTTCAGATAGCTCATGGAATGGCAGAGACAGCAGCTAGGTACGAAAATTTTGCAAGTGCGCTAACAAATGATGGGTTCATTGTTTATGCTAATGACCATAGAGGGCATGGAAAAACTGCAGGCGAAGTCCGAAAACTAGGAGAATTAGGTGAGAATGGATTTAATTCGATGGTTGAAAATATGCATGAACTAAATGAGAAGATTAAAGAAGAAAATCCTAATTTACCTATATTTTTATTTGGGCATAGTATGGGATCTTTCTTAACACAAAGATATATTTGTTTATATGGAAGTGGATTAAAGGGGGCAATTATTTCAGGATCCTGCGGCAAACAGGGAATTATTATAGATATAGCAAGACTAATAGCAAAAAGAGAGATTAAGAAAAATGGAAAAATTGCAAAAAGCAAGAAACTAGATAGGTTATCTTTTGGAAGGTATAACAATTCTTTTAAACCAAATAGAACAGCATTCGATTGGTTAAGTAGGGATAACAAACAAGTAGATAAATATATAGACGATCCATTCTGTGGGACGGTTTTTACAACGGGATTTTTCTATGATTTTTTAGGTGGACTAAAGGGTATAGCTGACGACAAGGAAATTAAAAATATTCCTAAAGATTTACCCATTTATATTTTCTCGGGAGATAAAGATCCCGTAGGAAAGAATGGAAAGGGTGTTCTAAAACTGGTTAAGACTTATAAACGACATGGGATCAAGGATTTAACTTATAAACTTTATAAGAATGGAAGACATGAGATGCTTAATGAAACCAACAAGGAAGAAGTAATTGTGGATGTAATAAGATGGATTAAGGAACATTGA
- a CDS encoding metal ABC transporter ATP-binding protein, whose product MINIKNLCFTYTNSKPYILDKVNLKIEKGSYVSILGENGSAKSTLVKLILNLLKPNSGQIIIFTSKIAYVAQKVENFNAQFPITVYEMLNCHRKVLKLKDKSLILKSLQAVGMESHTHTLIGNLSGGQQQKIFIARSLIGDPELLILDEPSTGVDIQSMEDIYRIIKGLNKNLGITVVSVEHNLKAALDNSTDIFEMGNGSGILYNIHNYKNKLNEERG is encoded by the coding sequence ATGATTAACATAAAAAATTTATGTTTTACATATACAAATTCAAAGCCATATATATTAGATAAGGTTAATCTTAAAATTGAAAAAGGTAGCTACGTCTCAATACTAGGTGAAAATGGTAGTGCCAAGAGTACTTTAGTTAAATTAATATTGAACTTATTAAAACCTAATAGTGGTCAAATTATTATATTTACTTCTAAAATCGCATATGTAGCGCAAAAAGTTGAAAATTTTAATGCGCAGTTTCCTATAACAGTTTATGAGATGCTAAATTGCCACAGGAAAGTATTAAAGCTTAAAGATAAAAGTTTAATTTTAAAAAGTCTGCAAGCTGTAGGTATGGAAAGTCATACTCATACGCTTATTGGAAATCTTTCTGGAGGTCAGCAACAAAAAATCTTTATTGCTAGAAGTTTAATTGGTGACCCTGAGTTATTAATTTTAGATGAGCCTTCTACTGGTGTAGACATTCAAAGTATGGAAGATATATATAGAATTATTAAAGGCTTAAATAAAAACCTAGGTATTACAGTTGTTTCTGTAGAACATAATTTAAAAGCTGCATTAGATAATTCAACTGATATTTTTGAAATGGGTAATGGTAGCGGAATACTTTATAATATACATAATTATAAAAACAAATTAAATGAAGAAAGGGGGTAA
- a CDS encoding SPFH domain-containing protein yields the protein MGIGTVIGLFILFVIVIMILSSIKIVNTGSVYLVERFGQFHRILEPGWHFTIVFADFVRRRISTKQQILDIQPQNVITKDNVNISIDNVIFYKVINSRDAVYNIEDYKSGIVYSTITNMRNIVGDLTLDEVLSGRDRINSKLLEIIDEITDAYGIKILSVEIKNIIPPAEIQQAMEKQMRAERDKRAFILTAEGEKQSLIEKAEGHKQAQILNAEAEKQANIRHAEGMKESQLLEAEGKARAIETIAIAEADAIRKINTAIIESGTNETVIALKQIEALKEMAKNPANKLILPNETLSSLGSIAAIADMLKMNKNCENKSI from the coding sequence ATGGGAATAGGAACAGTTATAGGCTTGTTTATATTATTTGTAATAGTTATAATGATTTTATCATCGATTAAGATTGTTAATACTGGATCTGTGTATTTAGTAGAAAGATTTGGTCAGTTTCATAGGATACTAGAACCAGGCTGGCATTTTACAATTGTATTTGCAGATTTTGTTAGAAGAAGGATTTCTACTAAGCAGCAAATATTAGACATACAACCACAGAATGTTATAACTAAGGATAATGTTAATATATCGATTGATAATGTTATATTTTATAAGGTTATTAACTCAAGGGACGCGGTCTACAATATTGAGGATTATAAATCAGGTATAGTTTACTCAACTATAACTAATATGAGAAATATCGTGGGAGATTTGACTTTAGATGAAGTATTATCAGGAAGAGATAGAATAAATTCTAAGCTTCTTGAAATAATCGATGAAATCACGGATGCTTATGGAATAAAAATATTATCTGTAGAAATTAAAAATATAATTCCACCGGCTGAAATTCAACAGGCTATGGAAAAACAAATGAGAGCAGAGAGAGATAAGAGAGCATTTATTCTTACAGCAGAAGGTGAAAAACAAAGTCTAATTGAAAAAGCTGAAGGACATAAGCAAGCTCAAATATTAAATGCAGAGGCTGAAAAACAAGCAAATATTAGACATGCAGAAGGAATGAAGGAATCTCAACTTCTTGAAGCAGAGGGTAAAGCTCGTGCTATAGAGACTATTGCAATTGCAGAAGCAGATGCAATAAGAAAAATAAATACAGCTATTATAGAGTCAGGTACAAATGAAACAGTAATAGCATTAAAACAGATAGAAGCTCTTAAAGAAATGGCAAAAAATCCAGCTAATAAACTTATACTTCCAAATGAAACATTGTCAAGTTTAGGCAGTATAGCAGCCATAGCTGATATGTTAAAAATGAATAAGAACTGTGAAAATAAATCAATATAA